A region of Lepeophtheirus salmonis chromosome 13, UVic_Lsal_1.4, whole genome shotgun sequence DNA encodes the following proteins:
- the LOC121128601 gene encoding soluble guanylate cyclase 88E isoform X1, with the protein MYGLLLKNLSDYVKEVYGEQMWNKVVASLKIENDDFIIDKVYPEGQLLKMSKKAIQVIGTSNEDFYEGMGAHFVELTGKLGYLKLISSLGRNLRNFFVNLDNLHHYLKSKYPRLKAPSFFLTSETERGMILQYRSKRRGFQYYVLGQIKAISKLIFSLDIDITLQKMEVIYDTVICTYDLKFVNSIFSFDQSMQVAQKEASLPVRASIIFEMFPFCILFQDNLNVTCIGTALRHFIPQVVGQKLSSYFELVKPLIELTFEAVHSHSNNTFELATLEDVRNINKDFDATSIPEFDDEMNMDEDLDKTFHIKGRMVFIQEWHQMLFIACPILKELESLTTVGLFINELSMHDYSRETLLAQSQQYIETRISLNSLEAKSKILNSQLTSLDAIKKKTDSLVYQMIPKSVATRLRNGEGSMNTCEAFECVTMLFSDIVGFTTICSSLRPPQVVKLLNDLYTVFDFLVDQNAVYKVETVGDAYFIVAGCPLRGSNHALKICDMAFDMVDGISILRDFSSGKNMEMRVGCHSGPVVAGVIGNKMPRYCLFGHNVGLTEKFESNSLPMKIHISENCRALLPPQYITVERKEEGLSQKVGGLKSYFLTSKENRKPIKKQTIKVLLPTDSETPKVDGEPNGKDLDSSNEELKEKPQLSIKDNEDNSTPSPADFPSIDTDSQYCGGFNHSTVCNLL; encoded by the exons ATGTATGgactccttttaaaaaatctttctgACTATGTGAAGGAAGTGTATGGTGAACAAATGTGGAATAAGGTGGTAGCttccttaaaaattgaaaat gatgattttataattgataaggTATATCCTGAAGGGCAGcttttaaaaatgagtaaaaaggCGATCCAAGTGATAGGAACGAGTAATGAGGATTTTTATGAAGGAATGGGAGCTCATTTTGTGGAATTAACGGGGAAATTAGGATACTTGAAATTGATTTCATCACTTGGAAgaaatttaaggaatttttttgtgaatttagaTAATTTACATCATTATCTAAAGTCAAAATATCCTCGACTCAAGGCTCCATCTTTTTTCTTAACTTCCGAAACTGAAAGAG gtatGATTCTTCAGTATCGGAGTAAAAGAAGAGGGTTTCAGTACTATGTTCTTGGTCAG ATCAAAGCCATTTCAAAACTCATATTCTCTCTGGATATCGATATCACTCTACAAAAAATGGAAGTCATCTATGATACTGTTATCTGTACCTATGATCTCAaatttgttaattcaattttcagttttGATCAATCCATGCAAGTAGCTCAAAAGGAAGCCTCTCTTCCAGTTAGAGcctctattatttttgaaatgtttcctttttgtattttatttcaagacAACTTAAATGTAACATGCATCGGTACGGCACTCCGACACTTTATTCCTCAGGTCGTGGGTCAGAAACTCAGCTCCTATTTTGAGCTGGTGAAGCCTTTGATTGAGTTAACATTTGAGGCTGTTCATTCACACTCCaataatacatttgaattaGCTACACTGGAGGATGTtcgtaatataaataaagatttcgATGCTACTTCAATTCCAGAGTTTGATGATGAAATGAATATGGATgag gaTTTGGATAAGACTTTTCATATTAAAGGACGCATGGTTTTTATTCAAGAATGGCATCAAATGCTTTTCATTGCTTGTCCTATCTTGAAAGAATTAGAGTCCCTGACAACTGTTGGCCTTTTTATTAATGAGTTGAG CATGCATGATTATTCAAGAGAAACTCTTTTGGCCCAATCGCAACAATATATCGAAACACGGATATCCCTTAATTCCCTGGAAGCGaaatcaaaaattctaaattcaCAGTTGACAAGTCTAGatgcaataaagaaaaaaacggaTAGTCTAGTGTATCAAATGATACCAAAATCTGTCGCCACAAGACTAAGAAATGGAGAAGGATCCATGAACACATGTGAGGCTTTTGAATGTGTGACCATGTTGTTCAGTGATATTGTTGGATTCACAACCATTTGCTCCAGTCTAAGGCCTCCACAGGTTGTCAAGCTTTTGAATGATTTATACACTGTATTTGACTTTTTAGTGGATCAAAACGCTGTCTACAAGGTTGAAACCGTAGGGGATGCTTACTTTATTGTAGCAGGATGCCCTTTAAGAGGAAGTAATCATGCACTCAAGATCTGTGATATGGCTTTTGATATGGTTGATGGAATATCCATTCTTAGGGATTTTAGTAGTGGGAAAAATATGGAGATGAGAGTTGGATGTCACTCAGGTCCAGTTGTTGCTGGAGTTATTGGGAATAAAATGCCTCGATACTGTCTATTTGGGCACAACGTGGGCTTAACTGAGAAATTTGAATCCAATTCACTTCCCATGAAAATACACATTTCCGAAAATTGTAGAGCTCTTCTTCCGCCGCAATACATAACAGTAGAAAGGAAGGAAGAGGGATTATCGCAGAAAGTAGGGGGTCTTAAGAGCTATTTTTTGACATCTAAGGAAAATAGAAAACCCATCAAGAAACAGACTATAAAAGTTCTTTTACCAACCGACTCAGAAACACCCAAGGTGGATGGTGAACCCAATGGTAAGG ATCT
- the LOC121128601 gene encoding soluble guanylate cyclase 88E isoform X2, translating to MYGLLLKNLSDYVKEVYGEQMWNKVVASLKIENDDFIIDKVYPEGQLLKMSKKAIQVIGTSNEDFYEGMGAHFVELTGKLGYLKLISSLGRNLRNFFVNLDNLHHYLKSKYPRLKAPSFFLTSETERGMILQYRSKRRGFQYYVLGQIKAISKLIFSLDIDITLQKMEVIYDTVICTYDLKFVNSIFSFDQSMQVAQKEASLPVRASIIFEMFPFCILFQDNLNVTCIGTALRHFIPQVVGQKLSSYFELVKPLIELTFEAVHSHSNNTFELATLEDVRNINKDFDATSIPEFDDEMNMDEDLDKTFHIKGRMVFIQEWHQMLFIACPILKELESLTTVGLFINELSMHDYSRETLLAQSQQYIETRISLNSLEAKSKILNSQLTSLDAIKKKTDSLVYQMIPKSVATRLRNGEGSMNTCEAFECVTMLFSDIVGFTTICSSLRPPQVVKLLNDLYTVFDFLVDQNAVYKVETVGDAYFIVAGCPLRGSNHALKICDMAFDMVDGISILRDFSSGKNMEMRVGCHSGPVVAGVIGNKMPRYCLFGHNVGLTEKFESNSLPMKIHISENCRALLPPQYITVERKEEGLSQKVGGLKSYFLTSKENRKPIKKQTIKVLLPTDSETPKVDGEPNDLDSSNEELKEKPQLSIKDNEDNSTPSPADFPSIDTDSQYCGGFNHSTVCNLL from the exons ATGTATGgactccttttaaaaaatctttctgACTATGTGAAGGAAGTGTATGGTGAACAAATGTGGAATAAGGTGGTAGCttccttaaaaattgaaaat gatgattttataattgataaggTATATCCTGAAGGGCAGcttttaaaaatgagtaaaaaggCGATCCAAGTGATAGGAACGAGTAATGAGGATTTTTATGAAGGAATGGGAGCTCATTTTGTGGAATTAACGGGGAAATTAGGATACTTGAAATTGATTTCATCACTTGGAAgaaatttaaggaatttttttgtgaatttagaTAATTTACATCATTATCTAAAGTCAAAATATCCTCGACTCAAGGCTCCATCTTTTTTCTTAACTTCCGAAACTGAAAGAG gtatGATTCTTCAGTATCGGAGTAAAAGAAGAGGGTTTCAGTACTATGTTCTTGGTCAG ATCAAAGCCATTTCAAAACTCATATTCTCTCTGGATATCGATATCACTCTACAAAAAATGGAAGTCATCTATGATACTGTTATCTGTACCTATGATCTCAaatttgttaattcaattttcagttttGATCAATCCATGCAAGTAGCTCAAAAGGAAGCCTCTCTTCCAGTTAGAGcctctattatttttgaaatgtttcctttttgtattttatttcaagacAACTTAAATGTAACATGCATCGGTACGGCACTCCGACACTTTATTCCTCAGGTCGTGGGTCAGAAACTCAGCTCCTATTTTGAGCTGGTGAAGCCTTTGATTGAGTTAACATTTGAGGCTGTTCATTCACACTCCaataatacatttgaattaGCTACACTGGAGGATGTtcgtaatataaataaagatttcgATGCTACTTCAATTCCAGAGTTTGATGATGAAATGAATATGGATgag gaTTTGGATAAGACTTTTCATATTAAAGGACGCATGGTTTTTATTCAAGAATGGCATCAAATGCTTTTCATTGCTTGTCCTATCTTGAAAGAATTAGAGTCCCTGACAACTGTTGGCCTTTTTATTAATGAGTTGAG CATGCATGATTATTCAAGAGAAACTCTTTTGGCCCAATCGCAACAATATATCGAAACACGGATATCCCTTAATTCCCTGGAAGCGaaatcaaaaattctaaattcaCAGTTGACAAGTCTAGatgcaataaagaaaaaaacggaTAGTCTAGTGTATCAAATGATACCAAAATCTGTCGCCACAAGACTAAGAAATGGAGAAGGATCCATGAACACATGTGAGGCTTTTGAATGTGTGACCATGTTGTTCAGTGATATTGTTGGATTCACAACCATTTGCTCCAGTCTAAGGCCTCCACAGGTTGTCAAGCTTTTGAATGATTTATACACTGTATTTGACTTTTTAGTGGATCAAAACGCTGTCTACAAGGTTGAAACCGTAGGGGATGCTTACTTTATTGTAGCAGGATGCCCTTTAAGAGGAAGTAATCATGCACTCAAGATCTGTGATATGGCTTTTGATATGGTTGATGGAATATCCATTCTTAGGGATTTTAGTAGTGGGAAAAATATGGAGATGAGAGTTGGATGTCACTCAGGTCCAGTTGTTGCTGGAGTTATTGGGAATAAAATGCCTCGATACTGTCTATTTGGGCACAACGTGGGCTTAACTGAGAAATTTGAATCCAATTCACTTCCCATGAAAATACACATTTCCGAAAATTGTAGAGCTCTTCTTCCGCCGCAATACATAACAGTAGAAAGGAAGGAAGAGGGATTATCGCAGAAAGTAGGGGGTCTTAAGAGCTATTTTTTGACATCTAAGGAAAATAGAAAACCCATCAAGAAACAGACTATAAAAGTTCTTTTACCAACCGACTCAGAAACACCCAAGGTGGATGGTGAACCCAATG ATCT